The following coding sequences are from one Coffea arabica cultivar ET-39 chromosome 11e, Coffea Arabica ET-39 HiFi, whole genome shotgun sequence window:
- the LOC113718393 gene encoding uncharacterized protein, which translates to MDVEIHLESKGLGKTIVQNNDATSQDHAKAMIFLRHHLDESLKTEYLTVKNPLDLWISLKERFDHLKLVVLPKTRYDWLHLRLQDFKSVPEYNSAMFRITSQLKLCGENVTDEDMLEKTFSTFHVSNVVLQQQYRAQGFKKYSELITCLLLAEQNNELLWKNRESQPTDTSPFPEVNVTQSSNSRHSRGRGHGRSRGRGRGRGRGHDRYIPYHNNNNHDMRQNIPQKRDNNNNNKKYKEKKNYEEKCYRYGMGGHWSRTCRTADHLVELYQASLKGKNKGIETNFIDQGTSTIDQENECNDDVDMTSLDMADFIVYPEDTK; encoded by the coding sequence ATGGATGTTGAGATACATCTTGAGTCCAAAGGACTTGGAAAAACTATTGTCCAGAATAATGATGCCACAAGTCAAGACCATGCCAAAGCCATGATATTCCTTCGCCATCATCTTGATGAAAGCTTGAAAACGGAATATCTGACAGTCAAAAATCCACTAGATCTGTGGATAAGTTTAAAAGAAAGATTCGATCACCTGAAGTTGGTCGTACTTCCAAAAACCAGGTATGATTGGCTACACTTACGGCTGCAAGATTTTAAATCTGTCCCTGAATATAATTCAGCCATGTTCAGAATAACCTCTCAATTAAAATTATGTGGAGAAAATGTAACTGATGAGGATATGTTGGAAAAAACATTTTCCACATTTCATGTCTCGAATGTGGTTCTGCAACAGCAGTATCGAGCACAAGGTTTCAAAAAATATTCTGAACTGATTACATGTCTTTTACTGGctgaacaaaataatgaattattATGGAAAAATCGTGAGTCCCAACCAACTGATACTAGTCCATTCCCTGAAGTGAATGTGACTCAATCTTCAAATTCCAGACATAGCCGTGGCAGAGGTCACGGACGTAGCCGTGGTAGaggtcgtggacgtggacgtggtcATGATAGATATATACCTTACCACAATAATAATAACCATGACATGAGACAGAATATCCCCCAGAAGCGggacaacaacaacaacaataaaaaatataaagaaaagaaaaattatgaagAAAAGTGCTACCGATATGGCATGGGAGGACATTGGTCCCGTACCTGTCGTACGGCGGATCACCTTGTTGAACTTTATCAAGCATCATTGAAAGGGAAGAATAAAGGTATTgagaccaattttattgatcaagGAACATCTACCAttgatcaagaaaatgaatgtaATGATGATGTGGATATGACATCCCTTGATATGGCTGATTTTATTGTGTATCCTGAAGATACAAAATGA